A genomic stretch from Xylanivirga thermophila includes:
- a CDS encoding chemotaxis protein CheW → MGTFIIFYIDDKIYALNVLNVQSIERMADITRVPYSTSYILGVINLRGEIIPVMSLRKRLKMDSKEYDDDTRIIIAQHEEHKIGIIVDGVREVLDIPDDIIQPASDVLENYDGTFIDGVIKQQDKLFFKLNTKSLLGVK, encoded by the coding sequence ATGGGAACCTTTATAATTTTTTATATAGATGACAAGATCTATGCATTAAATGTTTTGAATGTTCAATCGATAGAAAGAATGGCAGATATAACTAGGGTGCCTTATAGTACTTCATATATATTAGGAGTTATAAACTTAAGGGGAGAAATTATTCCTGTTATGAGTCTGCGTAAGCGATTAAAGATGGATAGCAAGGAATATGATGATGATACCCGTATTATAATCGCCCAGCATGAAGAACATAAAATTGGGATTATAGTTGATGGAGTAAGGGAAGTTTTAGATATCCCAGACGATATTATCCAACCAGCTTCCGATGTGCTGGAAAATTATGACGGAACATTCATAGACGGTGTTATAAAGCAGCAGGACAAACTATTTTTTAAATTAAACACAAAAAGTTTATTGGGAGTAAAATAG
- a CDS encoding FapA family protein translates to MDIKSVVVHGDTYDQALEKGVELLGVTRNDVIVEVIEEGQCVMDVVLKPYKLLIKAKQDEVLDIYVTENKMQAYGKLIPAIGGNSLTYKDVLDILQKKGIIFGIDYDAIKQMLDNREYNREILIAQGQPVQNGQDGDIKYYIEIDKKATPKINDDGSVDYYHLDLIENVNQGQLLATIIPPTPGIPGKNVLGQDINSRPGKPVRLSKGKNVYTSDDELSLFAAIDGKVELINNKLHVYSVYEVKGNVDNSTGDIDFVGNVIISGNVLSGFSVKAGGNIKVNGVVEGATLIARGDIVLKNGMQGMGKGYIQAEGNVVSRFIENGTVVSRGNVLSEAIMHSNIKSGGRIQVGGRKGLIVGGQVKATSGITAMTVGSPMATSTVMEVGVDPSIKEEYLLIKKSLDENITGYNKAQQALSIIESLEKMNGEGSLPPKKQVIKLKALNIKNESKSKIDDLKYKLSKLEDAMIGTGNAKINVRKMVYPGVIISIGNTSLHVRDDIEFVTFKNVNGEIVHTSFEG, encoded by the coding sequence ATGGATATTAAGAGTGTTGTGGTGCATGGTGATACTTATGATCAAGCATTGGAGAAGGGGGTTGAGTTGTTAGGCGTTACACGGAATGATGTAATAGTAGAGGTTATAGAAGAAGGTCAATGTGTAATGGATGTGGTGCTAAAACCATATAAGCTTCTTATTAAAGCTAAACAAGATGAAGTATTAGATATATACGTAACTGAAAATAAGATGCAGGCTTATGGAAAATTGATCCCTGCAATTGGAGGAAATTCTTTAACTTATAAGGATGTTTTGGATATACTACAAAAAAAAGGCATAATATTTGGGATAGATTATGATGCGATTAAGCAAATGTTAGATAATAGGGAATATAATAGGGAGATACTGATAGCCCAAGGTCAGCCTGTGCAAAATGGACAAGATGGAGATATAAAATATTATATAGAAATCGATAAAAAGGCTACCCCAAAAATAAATGATGATGGGAGTGTAGACTATTATCATCTTGATTTAATAGAAAATGTGAATCAAGGGCAGCTTTTGGCGACCATAATTCCGCCAACTCCGGGGATACCAGGTAAAAATGTTTTAGGACAGGACATAAATTCTAGACCAGGCAAACCAGTTAGGTTATCGAAGGGTAAAAACGTCTATACATCGGACGATGAGCTTAGTCTATTTGCTGCTATAGATGGTAAAGTTGAACTTATCAATAATAAGCTGCATGTCTATAGTGTTTATGAGGTGAAAGGGAATGTTGACAATTCAACAGGCGATATAGATTTTGTAGGCAATGTAATAATATCTGGCAATGTACTCTCGGGTTTTTCCGTAAAGGCGGGAGGAAATATAAAGGTAAACGGGGTAGTTGAAGGTGCTACGTTGATTGCCAGAGGTGATATTGTACTAAAAAATGGTATGCAGGGTATGGGAAAGGGATATATACAGGCCGAAGGGAATGTAGTATCGAGATTCATTGAAAATGGTACTGTAGTATCCCGCGGTAATGTACTATCTGAAGCCATAATGCATAGTAATATAAAGAGTGGGGGACGGATACAGGTAGGAGGAAGAAAGGGATTAATAGTAGGAGGACAAGTAAAAGCAACTAGTGGAATAACAGCCATGACTGTAGGGTCCCCAATGGCTACGTCTACAGTTATGGAAGTTGGAGTAGATCCATCTATAAAGGAAGAGTATTTATTAATAAAAAAAAGTCTAGATGAGAATATAACTGGTTATAATAAAGCGCAACAAGCTTTATCGATTATAGAAAGCTTGGAAAAGATGAATGGGGAGGGCAGTTTACCTCCTAAAAAACAAGTTATAAAACTAAAGGCATTAAATATAAAAAACGAAAGCAAAAGTAAGATCGATGATTTGAAATACAAATTATCTAAATTAGAAGATGCAATGATTGGAACTGGAAATGCCAAAATAAATGTTAGAAAAATGGTGTACCCTGGGGTTATCATATCAATTGGGAATACGTCATTACATGTTCGAGATGATATAGAGTTTGTAACCTTTAAAAATGTAAACGGGGAGATAGTACATACTTCATTCGAAGGTTAA
- a CDS encoding chemotaxis protein CheA translates to MDNNQYLEVFIEEGEEHLQNLNQNILELEQNPEDTNIVNEIFRSAHTLKGMAATMGFNTMAELTHTMENVLDKVRNGQLSIDTAIVDTLFKCLDLLEDFVQNIIQTGQEGDNDTSEVQSRLQSFIGGKAVSTSNGNIKVKDDKYMPKLDQYQISIINQGKEQGLNSYLIKVTLDKSCIMKTVRAYMVFKALEQLGEIVQSTPSAQDLENENFDDWFSVILLTQSKKDIVLSSINSISEISDISIIEFDPDKIATSTNKSVKNTSNNQKKATSTSSGNSNKHITRSIKVDVDRLDTLMNLVSELIIVKNSIQGLEEVSRTPNMSQHMEYLSRVTTDLHDAVMKVRMIPVSTVFNRFPRVVRDLAKKLDKNIKLNISGEETEVDRTIVDEIGDPLIHLIRNCVDHGLETPEERLEQGKPEEGNIYLEAYHDGNNVVIEVKDDGRGIDTEKVSEKILSLGLITAEELEKLNDNQIIEYLFHPGFSTAQKVSDISGRGVGLDVVKTKIESLGGIVQVETKKGLGTSFILKLPLTLSIIQALLVDIEGEIYAIPLSSVKEVLEFSSDDLKLIDRQKIINYRGKVIPFIDLSKKLGLCEDISYDGDITTIIATKGDKFIALAVSDLIGQQEIVIKSLGKYLSDIDIFSGATILGDGSVALILDINHLN, encoded by the coding sequence ATGGATAACAATCAATATCTAGAAGTGTTTATCGAAGAAGGGGAGGAACATTTACAGAATTTAAATCAGAACATATTAGAGCTTGAGCAAAATCCAGAAGATACTAATATAGTAAATGAGATCTTTCGCTCTGCCCATACATTAAAAGGTATGGCTGCCACTATGGGATTTAATACTATGGCAGAGTTAACCCATACAATGGAAAATGTTTTAGATAAAGTTCGCAATGGTCAGCTATCTATCGATACGGCCATAGTGGATACATTATTTAAATGCTTAGATCTCCTGGAAGATTTTGTACAAAACATAATACAAACTGGCCAGGAAGGCGATAATGATACATCAGAGGTACAAAGTAGGCTTCAGAGTTTCATAGGAGGCAAAGCTGTTAGTACTTCAAATGGAAATATAAAAGTTAAAGATGATAAATATATGCCTAAATTGGATCAATATCAGATTTCTATTATAAACCAGGGCAAAGAACAAGGACTTAATTCCTATTTGATAAAAGTAACTTTGGATAAATCATGTATTATGAAAACTGTACGGGCATATATGGTGTTTAAAGCATTGGAGCAACTTGGGGAAATTGTTCAGAGTACTCCATCAGCTCAAGATTTGGAAAATGAAAATTTTGATGATTGGTTTTCTGTTATACTGCTTACACAATCAAAAAAAGATATTGTTTTAAGTAGCATAAATAGCATATCTGAAATTTCCGATATATCAATAATTGAATTTGACCCTGATAAAATAGCAACATCTACGAATAAATCGGTAAAGAATACTTCTAATAATCAGAAAAAGGCAACTAGCACCTCTAGTGGTAATAGCAATAAACACATAACTAGAAGTATAAAGGTAGATGTTGACAGGCTAGATACACTTATGAATTTAGTTAGTGAGCTTATCATAGTAAAAAATAGCATACAAGGCTTAGAAGAAGTTTCAAGAACACCAAATATGTCTCAACATATGGAGTATCTCAGTAGAGTTACTACTGATTTGCATGATGCAGTAATGAAAGTTAGGATGATACCAGTATCTACAGTATTCAATAGATTTCCTAGGGTAGTAAGGGATCTTGCAAAAAAACTAGATAAAAATATTAAACTCAATATTTCAGGAGAGGAAACCGAGGTAGACCGAACCATAGTTGATGAGATTGGAGATCCACTTATTCATTTGATACGTAATTGTGTAGATCATGGTTTGGAAACTCCGGAGGAGCGGTTAGAGCAAGGAAAACCCGAAGAAGGGAATATATATTTAGAAGCTTATCATGACGGAAATAATGTAGTTATAGAGGTTAAGGATGATGGAAGGGGTATAGATACAGAAAAGGTATCTGAAAAAATATTATCTCTAGGATTAATTACTGCTGAAGAGTTGGAAAAATTAAATGATAATCAAATTATAGAATACTTGTTTCATCCAGGGTTTAGCACGGCACAAAAAGTATCCGATATATCAGGTAGAGGCGTAGGATTGGATGTAGTAAAGACAAAGATTGAATCTTTGGGAGGAATTGTGCAGGTTGAAACAAAAAAGGGTCTTGGTACTAGCTTTATTCTAAAATTGCCCCTTACATTATCAATAATACAGGCATTGTTGGTTGATATTGAAGGAGAAATCTATGCCATACCTCTATCATCTGTAAAAGAAGTTTTAGAATTTTCATCTGATGATTTGAAGTTAATTGATAGGCAAAAGATAATAAACTACAGGGGAAAAGTAATACCATTTATTGACTTAAGCAAAAAACTTGGACTATGTGAAGATATTTCATATGATGGGGATATAACTACTATTATAGCTACTAAAGGCGACAAGTTTATAGCCTTAGCGGTTAGCGACTTAATAGGACAGCAGGAAATAGTTATAAAATCTTTGGGAAAATATCTATCCGATATAGATATCTTTTCCGGTGCCACTATTTTAGGTGATGGTAGTGTTGCCTTGATATTGGATATAAACCATCTGAATTAA
- the frr gene encoding ribosome recycling factor: MISDLLNETREKMNKTVQVLKSDLAGIRAGRANSKLLDKIMVDYYGVMTPLNQLGNISTPEPRLLTIALWDTKLIPAVEKEILKSDLGITPTNDGHIIRLVFPELTEERRKELVKLINKMGEESKISIRSIRRDTMEQLKKMKKSSEISEDEQKVAEKDVQKITDEAIDKIDDVLKEKEKEIMAV; this comes from the coding sequence ATGATTAGCGATTTATTAAACGAAACCAGGGAAAAGATGAATAAGACTGTACAGGTATTAAAATCCGATTTAGCTGGTATAAGGGCAGGAAGGGCTAATTCAAAACTACTGGATAAGATTATGGTTGATTACTATGGGGTGATGACTCCTTTAAATCAGCTAGGAAATATAAGTACTCCAGAACCTCGATTATTAACTATCGCCTTATGGGATACAAAGTTAATACCCGCAGTAGAAAAGGAAATACTTAAATCTGATTTGGGGATAACGCCAACCAATGATGGGCATATAATACGCTTGGTGTTTCCAGAATTGACAGAGGAACGCAGGAAAGAATTGGTAAAACTTATAAATAAAATGGGAGAAGAAAGTAAAATTTCTATTCGTTCTATTAGAAGAGATACTATGGAGCAATTGAAGAAAATGAAAAAGAGTTCTGAGATATCAGAAGACGAACAAAAGGTGGCTGAAAAAGACGTTCAAAAGATAACGGATGAAGCCATAGATAAAATAGACGATGTGCTAAAGGAAAAAGAAAAGGAGATAATGGCAGTCTAA
- a CDS encoding phosphatidate cytidylyltransferase — MLSKRVISAIFIVIYLICMFYFGGWFFRLSALLFAIIGMHEIYTAAENKGYKPIKWLGYCFAAVIFLCFTFNVNIKLILIIVLFTIICLSVPIFKFNKYDPLDSAFTIVGFLYPGLIFLLFIPFNELCLHRSSFILMLTFLATWGTDTFAYFSGIAFGKTKLIPSISPKKTVEGSIGGFLGSILTSIVLGLIGNYKLGMTFTVYNYIIIGIICGTLSQIGDLAASVFKRYCDIKDYGKILPGHGGIMDRFDSILFTVPAIYLYFLLFLA, encoded by the coding sequence ATGCTGTCAAAGCGTGTAATAAGTGCTATTTTTATTGTTATATATCTAATTTGTATGTTTTATTTTGGTGGTTGGTTTTTTAGATTATCGGCGTTATTATTTGCTATTATTGGAATGCATGAGATTTATACTGCAGCTGAAAACAAAGGGTATAAACCCATAAAATGGCTAGGATATTGTTTTGCTGCAGTTATATTTCTATGTTTTACATTTAATGTGAATATAAAGCTCATACTTATCATTGTGCTATTTACCATTATATGTCTATCTGTTCCTATCTTTAAATTTAATAAATATGATCCCTTGGACTCAGCTTTTACTATAGTTGGTTTTTTATATCCAGGACTGATATTTCTACTTTTTATACCGTTTAATGAGCTTTGCCTACACCGTAGCAGTTTTATATTAATGTTGACATTTCTTGCCACATGGGGTACTGATACTTTTGCCTATTTTTCAGGTATAGCATTTGGTAAGACAAAGCTAATTCCATCCATTAGCCCCAAAAAGACAGTAGAAGGTAGTATTGGTGGTTTTCTTGGTAGCATATTAACTAGTATTGTATTAGGATTAATAGGTAATTATAAATTAGGCATGACATTTACAGTATATAATTATATAATTATAGGTATAATATGCGGTACGCTTTCACAAATAGGTGATCTTGCTGCATCTGTTTTTAAGCGATATTGTGATATAAAAGATTATGGTAAAATATTGCCTGGTCATGGAGGTATTATGGATAGGTTTGATAGTATATTATTTACGGTGCCTGCAATATATTTGTATTTTTTATTATTTTTAGCTTAA
- a CDS encoding isoprenyl transferase, giving the protein MGFGRLFFRKRLKKNSDDSLIKQIKSRPLPTHVAIIMDGNGRWAKRYGLPRVAGHREGVESLREIVKTSSNIGIQYLTVFAFSTENWKRPRSEVAALMELLVKYLRSETDELNENNVKIVGLGDISALPKEAKMELYKSMNITKDNTGLQLNIALNYGGRDEIVRAARLISQDIINSKITTDDIDEELFSKYLYTADMPDPDLLIRTSGECRISNFLLYQIAYTEIWISDRNTMWPDFNPDLYKKAILNYQDRQRRYGGIAAK; this is encoded by the coding sequence ATGGGATTTGGCAGATTGTTTTTTAGAAAAAGGTTAAAAAAGAATTCTGATGATAGTTTAATTAAACAGATAAAATCTAGGCCATTACCTACCCACGTTGCTATAATAATGGATGGGAACGGTAGATGGGCCAAGCGCTATGGTCTTCCGCGTGTAGCTGGTCATAGGGAAGGAGTAGAGTCCTTAAGAGAGATAGTAAAGACGAGTTCCAATATCGGCATCCAATATCTAACTGTTTTTGCCTTCTCCACGGAAAACTGGAAAAGACCCCGCTCGGAAGTAGCTGCGCTTATGGAACTCTTGGTAAAATACCTTCGTAGTGAGACGGATGAACTGAATGAGAATAATGTGAAAATTGTTGGATTAGGGGATATTTCTGCATTACCGAAAGAGGCTAAGATGGAGTTATATAAATCTATGAATATAACGAAGGATAATACCGGATTGCAGTTAAATATAGCTTTAAACTATGGGGGACGTGATGAGATAGTTAGGGCAGCAAGACTCATTTCTCAAGATATAATAAATTCTAAAATAACTACTGATGATATAGACGAGGAGCTTTTTAGTAAATATCTATATACAGCAGATATGCCTGATCCAGATCTATTGATTAGAACTAGTGGTGAATGTAGGATCAGTAATTTTCTTTTGTATCAAATAGCATATACTGAAATATGGATTAGTGATAGAAACACCATGTGGCCTGACTTTAATCCTGATTTATATAAAAAAGCGATTTTGAATTATCAGGATAGACAAAGAAGATATGGTGGAATTGCAGCTAAATGA
- the tsf gene encoding translation elongation factor Ts gives MISASMVKELRERTGAGMMDCKRALEETQGDLEKAIDVLREKGLAAAAKKSSRIAAEGIVDSYIHGNGRIGVLVEVNCETDFVAKTDQFKDFVRDIAMQIAASNPQYVNREEVPQEIIDREKEVLRAQALNEGKPEKIVDKMVEGRIEKYYKEICLLDQPFIKDPDKSVQDIVNEQIATIGENISIRRFVRYEKGEGLQKRECDFASEVMEQIKG, from the coding sequence ATGATTTCAGCATCGATGGTAAAAGAACTAAGGGAACGTACCGGTGCAGGTATGATGGATTGTAAAAGAGCGCTTGAAGAAACTCAGGGCGATTTAGAAAAGGCAATTGATGTTTTAAGAGAAAAAGGATTAGCCGCTGCTGCTAAAAAATCAAGTCGAATTGCAGCAGAAGGTATTGTAGATTCCTATATTCACGGTAATGGAAGAATAGGCGTACTCGTAGAGGTAAATTGTGAAACGGATTTTGTGGCTAAAACAGATCAGTTTAAGGATTTCGTTAGGGATATTGCTATGCAAATAGCTGCATCTAATCCTCAATATGTAAATCGGGAAGAAGTTCCTCAAGAGATTATTGATAGGGAGAAAGAAGTATTACGGGCCCAGGCGTTAAATGAAGGAAAACCTGAAAAAATAGTTGATAAGATGGTAGAAGGTCGTATTGAAAAGTACTATAAGGAGATTTGTCTCTTGGATCAACCGTTTATAAAGGATCCGGATAAATCAGTTCAGGATATAGTAAATGAACAAATAGCTACTATTGGAGAAAATATATCTATTAGACGCTTTGTACGATATGAAAAAGGTGAAGGTTTGCAGAAGCGTGAATGTGATTTTGCCAGCGAGGTTATGGAACAGATTAAGGGCTAA
- a CDS encoding chemotaxis protein CheC, producing the protein MPFNIDKPSNMYIDILKEVANIGAGSAATSLYQLINKPIGMNVPQVNIIPFNKIETVIGGADTLVAGIYLEFYGDISGTIVFVMDIKSAKNLSRLLLEDMYIENESFSDIEISALQEVGNILAGAYLSALSKLTNLTIKHSVPQLVFDMVGAILSVPMIEFGEMGDTSLFIETDFVEGLKSIKGHFFLIPDIKSYPIMLKSLGVV; encoded by the coding sequence ATGCCTTTTAATATAGACAAACCAAGTAATATGTATATAGATATCTTGAAGGAAGTTGCAAATATAGGGGCTGGAAGTGCTGCTACATCCCTTTATCAATTGATAAATAAGCCCATTGGTATGAATGTTCCCCAAGTTAATATTATTCCATTCAATAAAATAGAAACTGTTATAGGAGGTGCTGATACCCTAGTAGCTGGTATATATCTGGAGTTTTATGGTGATATAAGTGGTACTATTGTATTTGTTATGGATATTAAATCTGCTAAGAATCTTTCCAGGCTTTTGTTAGAAGATATGTATATAGAAAACGAGTCATTCTCAGACATAGAAATATCGGCTCTTCAAGAAGTAGGTAATATTCTAGCAGGCGCCTATTTATCTGCTTTATCCAAGTTAACTAATCTTACTATAAAGCATTCTGTTCCACAACTGGTTTTTGATATGGTAGGTGCCATATTAAGTGTGCCTATGATAGAGTTTGGGGAGATGGGAGATACATCTTTGTTTATAGAAACAGATTTTGTTGAAGGTTTAAAGAGTATAAAAGGTCATTTTTTCCTTATACCAGATATAAAATCTTATCCCATAATGCTTAAATCTTTAGGAGTTGTTTAA
- a CDS encoding FliA/WhiG family RNA polymerase sigma factor, with the protein MESADKVNNLWKSYKYSGDINKRNELIVHYSSLVKQVVGRMSASYAPYISVEDLISYGNFGLIDAIEKFDENRGIKFETYATIRIRGSIIDQIRKQDWIPRNLRQKSKIIEQEMMRLEERLGRSPTESELAKELNISKGQLNHVLEQLHYFMVVSLDQYIADTILVDNHLVDKCDNPQDMAELNDLRRVLSEAIDQLTEKEKTIVSLYYYEELTLKEIGLILNISESRVSQLHTRALMKLKNRLLRFKNELLYN; encoded by the coding sequence ATGGAGAGTGCTGATAAAGTTAATAATCTATGGAAGAGCTATAAATATAGCGGAGATATAAATAAGAGAAATGAACTTATAGTACATTATAGCAGCTTAGTAAAACAGGTTGTTGGTAGAATGAGCGCCAGTTATGCTCCATACATATCAGTTGAAGATTTAATAAGTTATGGTAATTTCGGTCTTATAGATGCAATTGAAAAGTTTGATGAAAACAGGGGCATAAAGTTTGAAACATATGCCACTATTCGAATAAGGGGCTCTATAATAGATCAAATCAGAAAGCAGGATTGGATTCCCAGAAACTTAAGGCAAAAGTCGAAAATTATTGAACAGGAAATGATGAGGCTAGAAGAAAGATTGGGTCGTTCGCCAACGGAAAGTGAATTAGCAAAGGAACTGAATATTTCAAAAGGACAATTAAACCATGTATTAGAACAATTACATTATTTTATGGTAGTATCATTAGATCAATATATAGCAGATACTATATTAGTTGATAACCATCTAGTAGATAAATGCGATAATCCACAGGATATGGCTGAATTAAATGATTTAAGAAGGGTACTTTCAGAAGCTATTGACCAACTAACCGAAAAGGAAAAAACTATTGTAAGTCTATATTATTATGAAGAATTAACATTGAAAGAAATAGGACTCATACTTAATATTTCAGAATCTAGAGTATCACAATTGCACACAAGAGCTCTTATGAAGTTAAAAAATAGATTACTAAGGTTTAAAAATGAGTTATTATATAATTAA
- the pyrH gene encoding UMP kinase, giving the protein MGDNNSNSKAVYNRVVIKLSGEALAGSKGFGIDNDVLDMVADQIIEVYNMGLQVAVIVGGGNIWRGRSGIGMDRSTADYMGMLATVINALALQDALENKDIQTRVQTAIEMRQIAEPYIRRKAMRHLEKGRVVIFACGTGNPYFSTDTTAALRAAEIDAEVILLAKNVDGVYDDDPRKNPNAKKLDYISYIDVLNRGLNVMDTTAISLCMDNKIPIIVFGLADNHSIRDAVLGKKIGTTIE; this is encoded by the coding sequence ATGGGCGATAATAACTCAAATAGCAAAGCCGTATATAATAGAGTTGTTATAAAGTTAAGCGGGGAAGCGCTAGCAGGATCAAAAGGTTTTGGAATAGATAATGATGTGTTGGATATGGTGGCAGACCAAATAATAGAAGTATATAATATGGGATTACAGGTAGCAGTAATAGTAGGTGGAGGAAATATATGGCGCGGACGAAGCGGCATAGGAATGGACAGAAGTACTGCTGACTATATGGGGATGTTGGCAACTGTTATAAATGCACTGGCATTACAAGATGCTTTGGAGAATAAAGACATTCAGACTCGGGTACAGACAGCCATAGAGATGAGACAGATAGCTGAACCTTATATTCGTAGGAAGGCAATGAGACATTTGGAAAAAGGTCGAGTTGTGATATTTGCCTGCGGTACTGGTAACCCTTATTTTTCGACAGATACAACGGCGGCTTTGAGGGCAGCAGAGATAGATGCAGAGGTAATACTACTTGCAAAGAATGTAGATGGCGTATATGATGATGATCCAAGAAAGAATCCAAATGCAAAAAAACTAGACTATATAAGTTATATAGATGTTTTAAACAGAGGTTTAAATGTCATGGATACTACAGCTATTTCTCTATGTATGGACAACAAGATACCTATAATAGTATTTGGCTTAGCCGATAACCATAGTATAAGAGATGCTGTTTTAGGCAAAAAGATTGGAACGACAATAGAATGA
- the rpsB gene encoding 30S ribosomal protein S2, which translates to MSVISMKQLLEAGVHFGHQTRRWNPKMAPYIFTERNGIYIIDLQQTVKKIEEAYDFVRELSMDGKDILFVGTKKQAQESIEEEAKRCGMFYVNQRWLGGMLTNFSTIRTRINRLNELNEMEENGSFDVLPKKEVIQLKLEKEKLEKNLGGIKDMHNLPSAIFIIDPRKERIAVSEAKILGIPIIAIVDTNCDPDEIDYVIPGNDDAIRAVKLITSKMADAVLEGKQGEQLSEE; encoded by the coding sequence ATGTCAGTTATTTCAATGAAGCAGCTTTTGGAAGCAGGAGTACATTTTGGACATCAGACTCGCCGATGGAATCCTAAAATGGCCCCTTATATATTTACTGAAAGAAATGGTATATATATAATAGACTTACAACAGACTGTAAAGAAAATAGAAGAAGCATATGATTTTGTGCGTGAACTATCTATGGATGGTAAAGACATACTTTTTGTAGGTACTAAGAAACAGGCGCAGGAATCAATAGAGGAAGAAGCTAAAAGATGCGGTATGTTTTATGTTAACCAGAGATGGTTGGGTGGTATGTTGACAAATTTTTCAACAATACGTACACGTATAAACAGGTTGAATGAGCTAAATGAAATGGAAGAAAACGGATCTTTCGATGTATTGCCCAAGAAAGAGGTTATTCAGCTTAAACTAGAAAAAGAAAAGTTAGAGAAAAACTTGGGTGGTATAAAGGATATGCACAATTTACCATCAGCTATATTTATAATTGATCCTAGGAAAGAGCGTATAGCCGTATCTGAAGCCAAGATTTTAGGTATTCCGATTATTGCTATTGTTGATACTAATTGTGATCCAGATGAAATTGATTACGTAATACCTGGAAATGACGATGCAATTAGGGCAGTTAAACTGATTACGTCTAAGATGGCAGATGCCGTGCTTGAAGGCAAACAAGGCGAGCAATTAAGCGAAGAGTAA
- a CDS encoding chemotaxis protein CheD: MDYQVIKVGMADLNVTISPGVLTTLGLGSCVGIGLYDSRRKIAGLAHIMLPYNRQKDVNVNYAKFADTGIDALIEQMLRLGARQEDITAKIAGGAQMFSFKNKPNSDILKVGQRNVESTIECLNKLNIPILAQDTGGNYGRTVELYAENGAFIIKTIAYGIKEL; encoded by the coding sequence ATGGATTATCAGGTAATAAAAGTTGGAATGGCAGATTTAAATGTTACTATCAGCCCAGGTGTTTTAACTACATTAGGACTAGGTTCGTGTGTTGGTATAGGATTATACGATAGTAGAAGAAAAATAGCCGGTTTGGCACACATAATGTTACCATATAACAGACAAAAGGATGTAAATGTAAATTACGCTAAATTTGCTGATACTGGCATTGATGCGTTGATTGAACAAATGCTGCGATTAGGGGCAAGGCAGGAAGATATCACGGCTAAAATTGCAGGTGGAGCTCAGATGTTTTCCTTTAAAAACAAGCCTAATAGCGATATCCTAAAGGTTGGACAAAGAAATGTAGAATCCACTATAGAGTGTTTAAATAAATTAAATATTCCCATATTGGCACAGGATACAGGGGGCAACTATGGTAGAACTGTGGAGCTATATGCTGAAAATGGTGCTTTTATAATAAAAACCATAGCTTATGGGATAAAAGAACTTTAG